The Amblyomma americanum isolate KBUSLIRL-KWMA chromosome 5, ASM5285725v1, whole genome shotgun sequence genome window below encodes:
- the ifc gene encoding delta4-sphingolipid-FADS-like protein ifc codes for MGAHVSRTDFEWVYTDEPHATRRKVILKKYPQIKELMVTDPWFKWQIVGMVSLQLFMFWLLRDASWFTIVFLAYFFGGVINHALMLGIHEIAHNHAFGPGRPLPNRLFGMFANLPVGIPASISFRKYHLEHHRYQGIDTLDADLPTELEAKLFCHTGTKLLWVILQPLFYALRPVLVFPKPVTGLEVLNLVVQLTFDWLVYQYCGEKVMFYMIGGSLLAMGLHPVAGHFVSEHYMFKKGFETYSYYGCLNWLTFNVGYHMEHHDFPGVPGSKLPLVKKIAGEFYDDLPQHNSWVKVLYDFIMDPDIGPYARIKRKGAAMPVLDGSGDVIKPISDVTFADMNGSNGVKKGD; via the exons AGAAATACCCCCAGATCAAGGAGCTGATGGTCACGGACCCATGGTTCAAGTGGCAGATTGTGGGCATGGTCTCATTGCAGCTGTTCATGTTTTGGCTGCTACGTGATGCCTCTTGGTTCACCATAGTCTTTCTGGCCTACTTCTTTGGCGGTGTCATCAACCATGCACTCATGCTGGGCATCCACGAGATCGCGCACAACCATGCCTTCGGGCCCGGCCGGCCGTTGCCCAACCGCCTGTTTGGCATGTTCGCCAACCTGCCCGTGGGAATACCGGCGTCGATATCCTTCCGGAAATACCACTTGGAGCACCACCGGTACCAG GGCATAGACACTTTAGATGCAGACCTCCCAACGGAGCTGGAGGCCAAGCTGTTCTGCCACACGGGCACAAAGCTTCTGTGGGTGATCCTGCAGCCCCTCTTCTATGCGCTCAGGCCTGTGCTCGTCTTTCCCAAGCCAGTCACTGGTCTTGAGGTGCTCAACTTGGTCGTCCAGCTTACCTTCGACTGGCTTGTCTACCAGTACTGCG GAGAAAAGGTGATGTTCTACATGATTGGTGGCTCCCTCCTGGCCATGGGCCTCCATCCGGTGGCGGGCCACTTTGTCTCCGAGCACTACATGTTCAAGAAGGGCTTTGAGACGTACTCCTACTATGGCTGCCTCAACTGGCTCACTTTCAACGTGGGCTACCACATGGAGCACCACGACTTCCCCGGAGTGCCGGGCTCCAAGTTGCCCCTG GTCAAGAAGATTGCCGGTGAGTTCTATGACGACCTGCCCCAGCACAACTCGTGGGTCAAGGTTCTCTATGACTTCATCATGGATCCGGACATTGGGCCGTACGCCCGCATCAAGCGAAAGGGTGCGGCCATGCCAGTTCTGGACGGATCCGGAGACGTCATCAAGCCCATCTCGGATGTCACGTTTGCCGACATGAATGGCTCTAACGGAGTGAAAAAGGGAGATTGA